The Methanosarcina barkeri MS DNA window GCAGCTCTGGCTTGACAAGGTTAATACCGTCATGCGTGAAAATCTGCTGGGTGTACGTGTTATAAAAGCCTTTAATTTAGAAGACAAACAGAATGCGCTTTTCAGCAAAGTGAATACAGAATTTACAGAAAAAAGCATACAGGCACAGAATCTGACCTTTACGCTGATGCCGATAGCTACTCTGGTTATGAATCTAAGCATGGTTGCCATCCTGTGGTTCGGAGGCAATATGGTCGTTTCCGGAAATATTGAAACAGGCAAGATAATGGCATTTGTCAATTACCTTGTGCAGATAACAAACTCTCTTATAATGCTTGTCAACATGATTGTAAACATTTCACGCGCACAGGCATCTGCAGGACGTATAAAAGAGGTTTTGGACTGCGAAGCGAGTATTAAGCAGTGCAATTCCCCCGTATTGCCAGAGAATTATGACATTGAGTTCAAAAATGTTAGTTTTAGATACGGTGAAAGCGGAGAATATGTTCTGAAAGATTTGTCATTCCTGTTAAAGGAAGGGCAGACAGTAGGTATTATCGGAGCTACCGGCTCAGGAAAGAGTTCAGTTGTAAGTCTGATTCCGCGGCTGTATGAGGCAACCTGTGGACAGGTCCTGATCGGAGGTTGTGATGTTAAGGACATACCAGTACAGTACCTGCGTAGCAATATTGGAATCGTGCTGCAGGAAAACGTCCTTTTTCAGGGGACAGTTAAAGAAAATATGAATTTTGGCAATGAAGAAGCAGACGAAGAGGAAATATGGAATAGTCTTCAAGCTGCTCAGGCAGAAGATTTTATTCAGGCCCTCCCTTACAAATTACAAAGTCAAATTGAACAAAGAGGCAAAAACTTTTCAGGTGGACAGAAACAGCGCCTTTCCATAGCAAGAACTCTTCTGAAAAATCCAAAGATTTTGATTTTTGATGATTCCGCTAGCGCAGTTGACCTTTCGACCGAAGCTCGCCTGCAGTTTGAAATTGCAAAAAAGATGAAGGAAAACACAGTAATCGTCATTGCGCAGCGTATATCCGGCGTTATGGACGCAGACACAATATTGATGCTCGACCATGGCAGCGTTATTGCGAAAGGTACCCATAAAGAATTACTGCAAAGCAACGAAGTATATCGCAATATAGCCGTTTCACAGCTTGGCAAGGAGGTGCTCCTGAATGCCACAGAATGAGGTGATGCCTCATAATATGCCTCATAATATTACAGGCCGCCCTGCAGGGGGACCGAGCGCTTTTCTTCACAAGGAAAAAACGGAAATCAAGGACGTAAAGGGAACACTCAAACGCATTATTATGTACCTTGGCAAATGGCAACGCACATTGCTCATCGTTTTTTTCTGTGCCCTTGTTACAACAGTGATCACTATTATCGGCATTCAACTAAATGGGTACGCAGTCGACGAGTTCATATCTAAAAAAGATATTGTCGGACTTGCTCGCATATGTATTGTCATGGTCCTCATTTACCTTGTTTCGGTTTTTTCTACTTACATGGAGAATTCCCTAATGATCCGTGTTGCTCAGAAAACTTCGGCCAATATCCGGAGCGATCTTTTCAGCAGCCTGCAAAAGCTGCCCCTCAAGTATTTTGATACCCATTCAAGCGGGGACCTCATGAGCCGCCTGACAAACGACGTTGATAATATCAACCTTACACTTTCACAGAGTGTCGTGCAGCTTTTTTCCGGCATTGTCAACGTTGTTGGTATGCTAATAGCAATGCTGTTGCTCAGCCCTCTACTTACTCTAATCGGGCTGCTGACAATGCCTCTGATGTTCTTTACATCAAAAGTCCTCGCTGTAAAGTCCCAGAAGTTTTTTA harbors:
- a CDS encoding ABC transporter ATP-binding protein, producing MFQLIKKNLKGIALIYSLLAPLLMLIEVFMDLQQPRLMANIVDIGVQNRDLGYILSTGLKMVLCALTGLIGGAGCGVIASFASMMLAGSLREELFHKIQSLSYMKIDHFKTSSLITRLTNDVTQIQNMFLMLLRGMVRSPLLCIGGIFMSFLLSPSLSIVFCIILPILITCVAFVMMRSVPLYTQMQLWLDKVNTVMRENLLGVRVIKAFNLEDKQNALFSKVNTEFTEKSIQAQNLTFTLMPIATLVMNLSMVAILWFGGNMVVSGNIETGKIMAFVNYLVQITNSLIMLVNMIVNISRAQASAGRIKEVLDCEASIKQCNSPVLPENYDIEFKNVSFRYGESGEYVLKDLSFLLKEGQTVGIIGATGSGKSSVVSLIPRLYEATCGQVLIGGCDVKDIPVQYLRSNIGIVLQENVLFQGTVKENMNFGNEEADEEEIWNSLQAAQAEDFIQALPYKLQSQIEQRGKNFSGGQKQRLSIARTLLKNPKILIFDDSASAVDLSTEARLQFEIAKKMKENTVIVIAQRISGVMDADTILMLDHGSVIAKGTHKELLQSNEVYRNIAVSQLGKEVLLNATE